A single window of Toxotes jaculatrix isolate fToxJac2 chromosome 4, fToxJac2.pri, whole genome shotgun sequence DNA harbors:
- the pmm2 gene encoding phosphomannomutase 2, whose protein sequence is MSEDAVDSSTLCLFDVDGTLTAARQRVTPDMTKFLEKLRTRVHVGVVGGSDLSKIKEQLGDDVLQKVDYVFAENGLVAYKNGQLLSVQSIQAHMGEELLQDFINFCLNYMAKIKLPKKRGTFIEFRNGMLNVSPVGRSCTQEERNEFYELDQKEKIRETFVSVLKEEFKGKGLSFSIGGQISFDVFPDGWDKRYCLGIVEKDNYSTIHFFGDKTKPGGNDYEIYCDPRTIGHEVSCPEETLQLCQQLFLS, encoded by the exons ATGAGTGAAGACGCCGTGGACTCGAGCACACTCTGCCTCTTTGATGTGGACGGAACTCTGACGGCTGCAAGACAG CGTGTGACTCCAGATATGACCAAGTTCCTTGAGAAGTTGAGGACTCGGGTTCATGTTGGAGTGGTTGGGGGTTCAGACCTCAGCAAGATCAAGGAGCAGCTGGGAGATgatg TGCTCCAGAAAGTGGACTATGTGTTTGCTGAAAATGGTCTTGTGGCCTATAAAAATGGACAGTTACTCTCAGTTCAG TCCATCCAGGCCCATATGGGAGAAGAGCTGCTGCAAGATTTCATCAACTTCTGCCTCAACTACATGGCCAAGATCAAACTGCCTAAGAAGAG GGGGACATTTATTGAATTCCGTAATGGTATGTTGAACGTCTCCCCTGTTGGTCGCAGCTGTACGCAGGAAGAGAGGAACGAATTCTACGAGCTAGATCAG aaagagaaaatcagaGAGACGTTTGTGTCTGTATTAAAGGAAGAGTTCAAAGGAAAAGGgctttcattttcaattg gagggcaGATCAGCTTTGATGTGTTTCCTGATGGGTGGGATAAGAGGTACTGTCTGGGGATTGTTGAGAAGGACAACTACTCAACCATTCACTTCTTTGGAGACAAGACCAAACCT GGTGGAAATGACTATGAGATCTACTGCGACCCTCGGACCATCGGCCATGAAGTCTCTTGTCCAGAGGAAACACTGCAACTTTGTCAGCAGCTTTTCTTGTCATGA